The window TGATCTGCGAAATATCGAAATGAGCACCAGCAATGCGATTGGTCCAATCGAGCAATAAATTTTTTACTTCGAATGATGTTCCGAATAATCGGTTGATCCACCCGGTAAAGAGGTAAGCATATTTAAAATAGGCCAGTAACAATAAATTGAGTGTTACCCCGACACCTAACATCGTTTTTTTCCCCGCTCCGGTTTTTATTGCCTGTATGCCTCTTCCGATAAAGTAATTAAATAATACGGACCATAGTAATAGTGAAAAATAGTAGCCGCCACATTTATAGTAAAAATAAACACTTACCAGAAACAAGAAAGTATTGCGCCACGCATTTTTCTTGTAGAGTAGTGAATAAATCAACATCACCACCAGGAAAAACACCCAGAATGATGCCTGGGTAAAGATCATGGGATCTTTTTCCGAATATTTGAACCACTGTAAATATTCCAAACGGCAGGTCCCTTAAGATGAATACTCTGTAATGTTAAGAACAAGATGCCTGAAATACGAGAAGAAGGTATTTCAGGCATCTTACATATTAATTAAACGTTTTTCAATGTTTCTATAAGATAATCCCAGAATTTAGCGACAGTCGGGATATTGACCTTTTCTCCCGGTGAATGGGGATGCATGATCGTGGGTCCAAAA of the Bacteroidales bacterium genome contains:
- a CDS encoding MBOAT family protein; its protein translation is MEYLQWFKYSEKDPMIFTQASFWVFFLVVMLIYSLLYKKNAWRNTFLFLVSVYFYYKCGGYYFSLLLWSVLFNYFIGRGIQAIKTGAGKKTMLGVGVTLNLLLLAYFKYAYLFTGWINRLFGTSFEVKNLLLDWTNRIAGAHFDISQI